TTGAGCAAAACCAGCTTGCTTGCAAATGAAGAGGCAGCTAGGCATTTGCCTAGAACCACAACCTTTCTCTGGTTtcgcctgtttttgtttttgttttaccctggtttggttccttctggaggggTGAGTGGGATTTCATTAATCTGTGTGTGACTTGTTGGTGGTCGAGGGGCTGGGTGGCATTTTCTTGGCCATACCGGGCTGGGGGCCCGTAAGTCAGGCCTAGTTCTGTCAGGGCTGGGGTGGCCAGGGGCGCAGGAGACGGCTGGGCATACCGAGCCGCGGAGCTGGAGGGCTTCACCCCAGACTGCCTCCGGGTGTGGGCTGTGAGTGAGAGCGAGCGCCAAAGGAGATGCTCCGGGGCACTTGGGGCTGCGGGCAGAACCTCCGCATTGTGTCGGGTGCGCTGCGGCACGGGATGTTCGCAAGCCCCCTGGATGCACAttgcctcttttctctctttcttttcgtCAGCGGTTCAGCGAGGAAGAATGCCTCCAACTCAACCCAATCCAGGCCAGTACGCACTCACCAACGGGGACCCCCTCAACGGCCACTGCTACCTGTCCGGCTACATCTCGCTGCTGCTGCGCGCGGAGCCCTACCCCACGTCGCGCTACGGCAGCCAATGCATGCAGCCCAACAACATCATGGGCATCGAGAACATCTGCGAGCTGGCCGCGCGCCTGCTCTTCAGCGCCGTCGAGTGGGCCCGCAACATCCCCTTCTTCCCGGATCTGCAGATCACCGACCAGGTGTCCCTGCTACGCCTGACCTGGAGCGAGCTGTTCGTGCTCAACGCAGCCCAGTGCTCCATGCCGCTGCACGTGGCGCCGCTGCTGGCCGCCGCCGGCCTGCACGCCTCGCCCATGTCCGCCGACCGCGTCGTGGCCTTCATGGACCACATCCGCATCTTCCAGGAGCAGGTGGAGAAGCTCAAGGCGTTGCACGTCGACTCGGCCGAGTACAGCTGCCTCAAAGCCATCGTGCTGTTCACGTCAGGTGAGGCTGCGGCCGCTGGGAGGGCAGGCCGCGCCGGGAGCGCCCGCAGGCCCCGCTCCGCTCGGGCCCGGCCTCCTGCGCCGCGCCGCCGCGCCCGCCGCGGCCGGGCCCTCGCCGGACCTCGGGCCTGGCCGGGACCTGCGGCCCCCCGCGCGGGGGAGCGGCCGGCAGCGCCGCTGCCATCTTGGGAGCGCCGCGGTGCGGGAGCTGAggcggcgcgggcgcgggcggctAGGTGGCCCGGCCTGGCGGCCTGAAGCCCCGCGcggggccgcggcggcggcggcggcggcggcgggcgcgtgtctggcggggggtggggcggggaggcggTGCCGTGGATCCGTCTGGCTGCGCGTGTGTgcggtgtgcatgtgtgtgcgatgtgcgtgtgcgtgtgcgtgtgtgccgGAGCTCAGCGtttctgggggaggagagggaaggaagagaacgTGGGAATGTGGCTTTCTCCTCTGTGTGGCATGCTCCCTGGCTGAGTTTCCCGACAcagtgagacacagagagggagaaagagaagaatacgggcaaataaatcataaataatcCCGCTTTATTGCATCTTGATTTTCCCTTATCGGAAACCATTCATGTTTGCAGTTGCTGAGGTTATTGAGGGTCGTAAAAAACGGATTCGATCTaaacaagaaagatgaaaaacaaaagcaatactGTAGAAGCCGCAAGTATGGGAGGATTCCCGCCCTGGAGATAAATCTCATAGCCAAGCAAAACGCACGAACATTGGAAATTTAACAGAGTgccttaaaaatatcaaattaaatgTAGGCAGTGGTAACATGCATGTTAACAATTTCTCTTATGATAGATGGTTCAAATTAACTTCCAGGAAAGTGCATTAATGTTGCCTTTGAAGGCTCCGGTCCGAGCCTCTGAGAACACTGCCCCCCTTTTATTATTGTAACCTGCAAGAGGGAAACATATAAACACCCAGGACAGCAGGTAAtggggggaaataaaaacaaagccagAAAGGACGCTGGTGGGGAACAGAGCTGCTCAGACTGGGTCTCGGGCCTTGCCCACTGTGAGTAGGGTTAGCTGCCGGTTTACTACCATTATTGGCGCTATTGTTTTTAATTCCTCCATTCAGAGAACAAATAAACCATCCTAATAAATCTATCCTAGAGGCAGGACCTCCAAAGGCCAAATTAAAACCACTCTTGAGCAGAGATGGCAAAACCCCTTTCCCAAGGCCTCGTTGAACAGTAAGCAGTGGTATAATCTATCAATATTTCCTGGCTTTCATGCGTGAAGAAacatatttacattgtattaaaatGATTCTTAAATTTGCACAATATTGTAATGTAGCAAATGTAGTATTAATATCGATCTGAACAGCAGATAATTTATTTAGACAAGAGCATCTCATTTGTATGCAGGGTGGCCTGAGCTGTGGACTTGGACTGCCCCCCTTTTACTTTCAGTGCAAATGCAGGTCTGCTAGTGGGAGAGGGAGTTATTCTTTGCAAGAGGATAAAGTGCGAACCTTAAAACAAATGGAAGATTTATTGAATAGCCTCCTCGGTGTTTGAATGCATTTTATCTTAATAAGTCTCCCTGATGGAAACGTGTTTTTCAAAAGTGACAAAGAGCCTGGGAGGCAGCGACCCGGCTGCTTTAGCTCTGGCAGGCCTGGGGCCTGTCTGGCTCTCCACTACCCAGCTCTTTAGCCAAATTAATCAGGAAGCAAGCCAGTGTCAGGGTAGCTgggtttttaaaatctcatccAGTGAGGTGTCTTGAAGCAGAAATGTGACTTGGAGCTGGACAGAGGTCTTCTCAAGAAAagtctccctcccttttccttgtCCCCCCCCACCAAGGTTCTTTGAACCCCCTTGACTTTTCTGATCTCCTGCCCTTTCCCAGAGAGAGGCAAGGAGTGTGCAGGCTGTAAGGAAGACTGTGGAATTATTCATGCTTTCCTTTCAACTTTCCATCCTAAAATGTCCCTGTGAAaagtgttcctttaaaaaaaagttttcacaaAGATATTTCTAAAACCAAGTCTTCAAGGTGTAAGGGAGGCCGAGAAGTGAACAATAACATTATTTTGTTGGAAAAATTGCAAGAAGAATATCTGAAAGTAGAAATAGAGCTGTCAGTAGTAATTCACCCCCCTCCTCCATACAACACATTTCCACTTTTGACTAAACTTGTTTTGATTGCTAGCCAGAAGGGAATTCATGGGAAGCCTTCTCAAAGTCATCCAACTTTTAAGCAAACTTTGAATGATGGAAAAGACAGTTTTAGACATATTGTCCAACGAGGTTTACTCCGGATAAGTATTTGAAGCTGGCACGGGGGTTCCCTGTGGTGGTTTTCACATTTGGCCTCCGGATGGTATGTTTAATCCTTAATATTCTGGACAGCATCCAAGGACTAGGTCATGACCTgaacttactttttttaaaaaattcattaattcatataCCTAAATATTCTCTCAGATAAATGAGACTTTCCCCGAAAGGAGCCATCTAGTTAACATAAATACGAGAAATCCATTTTCAGCACAATAATAACTTTGATTTTTAGTTATGGCAGCTGATTACATCTATATTTCCTGAACACTAAACTCTGCTGAATGCACAACATGAAATACATTCTCTGCACTACAAAGGCTAAGCTGGGAGGGCCTGAGCGGTAAtggttatttatttacataatttcttttccatataCTGTAGAAGAAATATTGAGGGTTCCCACATTGACACTACCATATAAAAAGTGAGACATGGGTTTTGCACATTCTGCCTCCTTTTCTTATCTGGGTATAACTCATGGAGTGTAAATATGTACTGCATCACACCCCCTGCTCACCTAGTTTTGCTACCACAGCCAGACGATTGATCTGAGAGCTCATACTGTCAGTCCACAGTTGGGGGAATTCTGTTGCAGAAATATCCAGAGTAGGAATGAATATCTCGAGTGGGAAGCCAGGCCCAAATGAGGGCTCCTGCCCGAGGGAGGCCACAGGGCTGGCCGGCTGGCACTTTGCAGCGGGGCCCAGCTACAGGCAATCTGCCTTCAGAGGAGGAAAGAACTCGATGCAGCCAACACAGGGCCCAGGCATGCTTTTCCTGGGCTTCTCTCTCTTGGAGTAGCCTAGCTGGGGGAAGGGTAGTGACCTTGCACCCTGGGGGCCCTAAGTGTAAATatcagataaatattttacaaacctGAGGAGATTCCAtatgggtcttttaaaaaaacctgcaGGGGTGTCAGTGGGTCCCTTTCATACTGCATTCTCTGAGGCTGAGAGGGATCCTGTGGCATAAGGGGAAGATAATGCATGTCAAGCAAGATATATGTAAATAAGAGTCTGCATGGTGGTCATTCAGCAGGACCAGGCTAGGAAGCAAAGCCAAGGGCAGACCCTCAGGGTCCCCTCTCTAAGCATCGAAGCCCCAAACTGTTCCTGCCCTCATCCTGCTAGCCATAAAATCTCACTGACTTCCCAGGTCAGGCTAGTGTGGATGCACCCAAATGGCTGGCTAGAGTAATTAGACATCTGAGAGGAACCCAATCTGGATCTGGGGTCAAAGGAGACCTGCCTCAGAAGTTCCTGAATTATCactagttttatttgtatttttgctcAAGGCGATAGCCTTGTAGATGAAGGTGTTAGAATGCTTTACAAATCCCAGTTCTTGAGATAGAGACATAAAGCTCAGAAACTCAGCAGACCCAGGTTTCGCTTTGAATCATTTGCTGTGTCTTCTTAGGGTCACACTTGCCCGTTCACAATTATACAGTGTCCTTTTGGGGGCACTGCCATGCATGAATTTCTTTCCAGATCTATATATTAGCAAACTCTGCCTTTGATCGCTAGTTGACCTCCTGACTGGCTAAGGGCTCCTCTGTGAtcttcctgttttttaaatatttattattaatacagGAAACAACATGGGTGTTTGAACTAAGAGAAGAAGCCTTCACTTCATTCCTCTGATTCCACCTTCCCCTCCATTTGCTTGCCTCTAGTTAGTTGATACAGTATAAACTGctgtcttgaaatatttttagtagACCAAGAAGAGCCCTTGGTTGATGTGAGATTAAACACACAGGTTTTGAGATGTTTCCTTGTGTAGAGGTCCTGCCACAGGAAGCCTATCTCCCCCAATCCCCCCTcaactccccacctcccagttctgaagcagaagcagcagctgccTCCAGTCCAGCTTTGTGTCTGATCACTGAAGTTGTCTCCTTTCTGCAGCCTGGAGTAACTGGACCATATTCCTTCTGATTATTGTACAGCTTACAGAGATGTGACCAATTTGCAATTATGTGATCTAAGGCACAGATAGAAGTGTTCACCCTCGCTGAGGATTTGCTGCAGAGTTCTTGCTTGCATAGAGAGTGGATCGCAAATCCTATATTGCCAAAGCATGAGCTTGATCTGATGCCAGGCACTGCCAGCCTATGATTTCTCACCCCCTCGCATATGTCTATTCACTATACAATCTAGGTTCTCCTTGAGGTTTCTGCTTGGGGTCATTTAGGTTTGAGAGGGGGACTCCAAGAAGCATTCTAGAACTGCCTCCAGGCTGCATATTTGGTCAGAGCTCCTGAACACCCCAAAACCAGGGGCAAAAAGGGCAGAAATCCTCCCTTTAATGAGCACAACGGAAAAGATGCTCCCCTGAAGGTGGAGGACAGGTTGCTATGTACAGCAGACATGGCTCCAGCATCGTACATTATTTAATCCAAAGgtgaaagaggagaaacaaaGGGACTGGAGAGGTTGCTGCCTCTTCAAGTGTGTGCCTGTCTCTCCAGCTCCCCAGGCCTGGTGGGAGTTTGATTTGTTTGTATTTGTGTTGGGGGCCgggggaaggaaatagtaaagaagGAGTAGGGAGGCATGGTGGGgaggatttattttcttcttccttctatttctattttttcccctttgctccttaaaagaaaaaaaaaatgaacggcTTGCTGTTTGTGACTTTGCTGTCCGCTGACCTAACCGTGTGCCCCCTCCCCTTGTCTCTCCTTCCTGTGGCTGCTTGGGCAGATGCCTGTGGCCTGTCGGACGCCGCCCACATCGAGAGCCTGCAGGAGAAGTCGCAGTGCGCGCTGGAGGAGTACGTGAGGAGCCAGTACCCTAACCAGCCCAGCCGCTTCGGCAAACTGCTACTACGACTGCCCTCGCTGCGCACCGTATCCTCCTCGGTCATCGAGCAGCTCTTCTTCGTCCGTTTGGTAGGTAAAACCCCCATCGAAACTCTCATCCGCGATATGTTACTGTCTGGGAGCAGCTTCAACTGGCCTTACATGTCTATCCAGTGCTCCTAGACCTTGGGCGcttcccacctgcccccaccccctagAGACTCACAGGACCGGCGGGGGGCCGTGGACTCCAATGCCGCGGGGACACCAGGCGGCCGATGCAGGGTGCGGTGGGCCGGGCAGCGGGGAGGAGGGCCAGGGCGACAGGAGCAGCCCACCGTGCAGAAATGCAACCCGAGCTGCAAACCAGGAGAAAAAGAGACTCTTTTTAGTGTCAGATCTGTGGACAtgttggaaaggaaaggaaaaagacctTGTGtctgatgagaaaaagaaaaaaatttggaagagaggaccatgaaaattttaataaaacagaagGAGACTAACGGACCTTCCAGGATTTATTGTGGACAGATGTGGATATATTCTGTACAGAAAACAACACACATGGAAGTGGACCGAATCctatgtagacacacacacacacacacacac
The Physeter macrocephalus isolate SW-GA chromosome 8, ASM283717v5, whole genome shotgun sequence genome window above contains:
- the NR2F1 gene encoding COUP transcription factor 1, which translates into the protein MAMVVSSWRDPQDDVAGGNPGGPNPAAQAARGGGGAGEQQQQAGSGAPHTPQTPGQPGAPATPGTAGDKGQGPPGSGQSQQHIECVVCGDKSSGKHYGQFTCEGCKSFFKRSVRRNLTYTCRANRNCPIDQHHRNQCQYCRLKKCLKVGMRREAVQRGRMPPTQPNPGQYALTNGDPLNGHCYLSGYISLLLRAEPYPTSRYGSQCMQPNNIMGIENICELAARLLFSAVEWARNIPFFPDLQITDQVSLLRLTWSELFVLNAAQCSMPLHVAPLLAAAGLHASPMSADRVVAFMDHIRIFQEQVEKLKALHVDSAEYSCLKAIVLFTSDACGLSDAAHIESLQEKSQCALEEYVRSQYPNQPSRFGKLLLRLPSLRTVSSSVIEQLFFVRLVGKTPIETLIRDMLLSGSSFNWPYMSIQCS